In a single window of the Populus alba chromosome 16, ASM523922v2, whole genome shotgun sequence genome:
- the LOC118037531 gene encoding uncharacterized protein has translation MSSSLSIPTHLSFYKTLSSQNPLFFRKPLSLTLPRKTSIIRMGGGPRTYPGGVSKWQWKRMQKNKAKQLLKARLSRERQIYEMRKRAELKASVSELERPWEVVQKAPKLFSVGADEQVKVLADRFQKPGGFDLWSERDGPQLFETPDGVPSARFFPKGVVHSVKPYGKVSASGFGELSAEMPDSELESYTESETEAESEYENDGMSVNGKLSRDDEDGSVLESAYGENPDGKLGMDKRNAKRISGKHRKKGNRRRFGSGFNAFDSGQVGFEKEKRAGGASNCDAGGNNRSRNGSRISKTRGLQNRRDSNSEVHVMSLQRDGSYGFQVENEKFDSDSWDLEAFEFDSF, from the coding sequence ATGTCATCTTCTCTCTCAATCCCAACGCACCTCTCTTTCTATAAAACCCTCTCATCCCAAAACCCCCTCTTCTTTCGAAAACCCTTGAGCCTCACTCTCCCTCGCAAAACCTCAATAATTCGAATGGGTGGAGGCCCAAGAACGTACCCAGGAGGAGTCTCCAAGTGGCAGTGGAAACgaatgcaaaaaaacaaagctaaacAACTCCTAAAGGCCAGGCTTTCTCGGGAGAGACAGATTTACGAAATGAGAAAAAGGGCAGAGCTCAAAGCCTCTGTTTCTGAATTAGAGCGTCCTTGGGAAGTTGTTCAGAAAGCACCCAAGTTGTTTTCTGTTGGTGCTGATGAACAAGTTAAGGTTTTGGCCGATCGCTTTCAGAAACCAGGAGGGTTTGATTTGTGGAGTGAAAGAGATGGACCCCAGTTGTTTGAGACTCCTGATGGGGTTCCCTCCGCCCGGTTTTTCCCTAAAGGTGTTGTTCATAGTGTGAAACCTTATGGGAAGGTTTCTGCTTCTGGGTTTGGTGAATTGAGTGCTGAAATGCCGGATTCTGAATTAGAAAGCTATACTGAAAGCGAAACTGAAGCGGAAAGTGAATATGAGAATGATGGAATGTCCGTTAATGGGAAATTAAGCAGGGATGATGAGGATGGGTCGGTTTTAGAGAGCGCTTATGGGGAGAATCCTGATGGAAAATTGGGGATGGATAAGAGGAATGCAAAGAGAATTAGTGGTAAACACAGGAAGAAGGGGAATAGGAGGAGATTTGGGAGTGGTTTTAATGCATTTGACTCAGGGCAGGTTGGTtttgagaaagagaaaagagcGGGGGGGGCTTCCAACTGCGATGCTGGTGGTAATAATAGGAGTAGAAATGGTAGTAGGATTAGTAAGACTAGAGGTTTGCAGAATCGGAGAGATTCAAATTCTGAAGTTCATGTTATGAGCTTGCAACGGGATGGGAGTTATGGATTCCAAGTCGAGAATGAGAAGTTTGATTCTGATTCTTGGGATTTGGAGGCATTTGAGTTCGATTCGTTTTAG
- the LOC140954695 gene encoding uncharacterized protein gives MTTITTSTTDSTHSPIITINAATTINEKLIPSTFPQWRAQFEALLIGYDLIEFVTGTYKCPAIDALNLTASKAANSHWIRQDKLILHAILASTSTTITPLLSACKTSCEAWTALTRLYARKSRTSVMQLKEDLTLSNRGSRSVTEFLQGIKVIADELAIIDHPVSDDDLTLYILNGLGIEFREIAAPIRARETSLKFEEIHDLLVNHESYLRRLEQQSATSFVPTANYSNRWRPQSSFNSRQSRWRPLAASPPPRGHNASSQRKNHKWLVDSAASHNMTTDLSNLTINSEYDGTDEVVIGDGLGLPVSHTGSLSLKTSNHDRITGAILLKGECEDRVYPFPEHLPSIKKNITAYVYEHTTSVDGTNVLTSHPCVHSSSSAGQNSFVLISLPKLFLNLPHPSTSLDMGTEVLTSSKQGSLSTPSPLQVSTPSSPLPLDTTASIELPASTIPASDTVRVHRMTTRSMNDIHKPKKSFLVTKHPLPTSLEPSSVTAALADPRWREAMSTELTALMRHNTWQLVSPPSGCNIVGCKWVFRVKWHADGSIDRFKARLVAKGFNQRPGLDYKETFSLVVKPVTICTVLTLVVINPNYPDYICCLTKAIYGLKQAPRVWFSALKHALTEFGFLNSNSDSSLFVFHNGSTLAYCLVYVDDLIITGNNLVFVASLIDHLGQKFSIKDLGLLHFFLGVEVIPTAAGLFLTQHKYIRDLLARTNMDGARDVNTPLSTSVPLQLNDGSSSVDSTEYCQVIGALQYLSLTRPDISFAINKLSQFMHHPMQIHWTATKRKSTSAYLLFLGTTPISWSSKKQRAIARSSTEAEYRALATAAAESIDIHFVRDLVAKNILNVQHVYTTDQLADLLTKPLSRQRTDFLRNKIGLSDGSPFLRGRIKESD, from the exons ATGACAACCATCACTACATCCACCACCGACTCCACACACTCACCCATCATCACAATCAATGCTGCCACAACCATCAATGAAAAACTCATCCCCTCTACTTTTCCACAGTGGCGAGCTCAATTTGAAGCCTTGCTCATTGGCTATGATCTCATTGAGTTTGTAACGGGTACATACAAGTGCCCTGCCATTGATGCACTAAATCTTACTGCATCCAAAGCAGCAAATTCCCACTGGATTCGCCAAGACAAGCTCATTCTACATGCCATCCTTGCCTCCACCTCTACCACCATTACCCCTCTTCTCTCTGCCTGCAAAACATCTTGTGAGGCTTGGACAGCACTTACCCGTTtatatgcaagaaaatcaagaacaaGTGTAATGCAGCTCAAAGAAGACCTGACCTTGAGCAATCGTGGGTCTCGTTCAGTTACTGAATTCCTTCAAGGAATTAAAGTAATTGCTGATGAATTAGCAATCATTGATCATCCTGTTTCAGATGATGATTTAACTCTATACATTCTAAATGGATTGGGTATTGAGTTTAGAGAAATAGCTGCTCCCATTCGTGCCCGTGAGACGTCTCTGAAATTCGAAGAAATTCATGATCTTCTTGTCAATCATGAAAGTTACCTTCGGCGGCTGGAGCAACAATCTGCAACTTCGTTTGTTCCAACTGCAAATTACTCTAATCGCTGGCGTCCACAATCTTCTTTTAATTCTAGACAGTCCAGATGGCGTCCCTTGGCTGCTTCTCCACCTCCACGTGGCCACAATG CTTCTTCTCAACGCAAAAATCATAAATGGCTAGTGGACTCAGCAGCATCTCACAATATGACTACTGATCTCTCCAATCTAACGATTAATTCTGAATATGACGGTACTGATGAAGTGGTAATTGGGGATGGATTAGGTTTGCCTGTCTCTCATACTGGGTCGTTGTCTCTTAAAACGTCCAATCAt GATCGGATCACGGGGGCGATTCTACTCAAAGGCGAATGTGAAGATAGAGTGTACCCATTTCCGGAGCACCTACCCtctatcaagaaaaatattactGCCTATGTTTATGAACATACCACATCCGTGGATGGCACAAACGTCTTG ACCAGTCATCCTTGTGTCCATTCTTCTTCATCAGCTGGGCAAAATTCTTTTGTGCTTATCTCCTTACCAAAGCTATTTCTTAATCTGCCTCATCCCAGCACTTCTCTGGATATGGGTACTGAAGTCTTGACATCGTCTAAGCAGGGGTCCCTCTCTACCCCATCTCCTCTCCAGGTAAGTACTCCTTCTTCTCCACTGCCTTTAGATACCACTGCTTCAATTGAATTACCTGCTTCCACTATCCCTGCATCTGATACGGTACGTGTTCATAGAATGACTACTAGGTCTATGAATGACATtcataaacctaaaaaatcttTCCTTGTTACCAAACATCCCCTTCCAACTTCTTTGGAACCCTCAAGTGTTACTGCTGCCCTCGCCGATCCTAGATGGCGTGAGGCCATGTCCACCGAATTAACTGCTTTAATGCGTCATAATACTTGGCAATTGGTATCCCCTCCTTCTGGTTGTAATATTGTGGGTTGTAAATGGGTGTTTCGGGTGAAATGGCATGCTGATGGGTCGATTGATCGGTTCAAGGCCAGATTAGTGGCCAAAGGGTTCAATCAGCGACCCGGACTCGATTACAAGGAAACATTTAGTCTTGTTGTTAAGCCGGTCACCATATGCACTGTCTTGACTCTTGTTGTGAT AAATCCTAACTATCCTGATTATATTTGTTGTCTAACCAAGGCCATTTATGGTCTAAAACAGGCACCCCGTGTTTGGTTCTCTGCCCTTAAGCATGCCTTGACTGAGTTTGGCTTTCTTAATTCTAATTCAGATTCATCTCTTTTTGTGTTCCATAATGGTTCCACTCTTGCTTATTGCctagtgtatgttgatgatttgattATCACAGGCAATAATTTAGTCTTTGTTGCAAGTTTAATTGATCATCTTGGCCAGAAATTTTCTATCAAAGACTTGGGGTTActgcatttttttcttggtgttgaGGTTATTCCTACTGCAGCCGGCTTGTTTCTAACTCAGCACAAGTATATCCGAGACTTACTTGCCAGGACAAATATGGATGGTGCTAGAGATGTCAACACGCCACTCTCAACATCAGTCCCTTTACAATTGAATGATGGTTCTTCCTCTGTTGACTCCACCGAATACTGTCAAGTTATTGGTGCCTTGCAATATTTGTCTCTTACCAGGCCTGATATTAGTTTTGCTATTAATAAACTCTCTCAGTTCATGCATCATCCCATGCAGATTCATTGGACAGCAACAAAGAG GAAATCTACTTCTGCTTATTTGTTATTCCTTGGCACCACACCAATTTCCTGGAGTTCTAAAAAGCAGCGTGCCATTGCAAGATCATCAACTGAAGCTGAATATAGGGCCTTGGCAACGGCTGCTGCTGAGAGT ATTGATATTCACTTTGTGCGAGATTTGGTTGCGAAGAATATTCTCAATGTTCAACATGTCTACACCACTGATCAGCTAGCAGATCTGCTCACCAAGCCTCTCTCCAGACAACGAACCGACTTCTTACGTAACAAGATCGGCCTATCCGATGGTAGCCCGTTCTTGCGGGGGCGTATTAAGGAATctgattaa